A genomic segment from Eriocheir sinensis breed Jianghai 21 chromosome 46, ASM2467909v1, whole genome shotgun sequence encodes:
- the LOC126981096 gene encoding uncharacterized protein LOC126981096 isoform X1, protein MFPTLQASHSLPWILTQVAANRGVSDSQQLQDNIQHFFTHDLPAAPGLLCTHPPTTHLHPALLHHIPDSDWQSCVNNQHTATLISPENLVVCNSTNLSSYSTGGRSVSGVICGVVATGGVEGIHQVKNSREVQSSEEFVIPDLSCPPPSHGNRNNFCVGVPTRMVSSHSVQPAVTVTRGDKNNNSSSSSNYNTKGSSKTGSHSHYNSSNSSNSSNKNKGTSAKRPPEPDSSIDRSECEQLSQPILKYDVEVCLPVCPGEETRQSRQKQPLPSQAVNAKEVEKLLQDALWKGTQNEEKRDNVAEATSSGGCDTGYSSRCSTPPGTLSLPPESVPDTSNTKQDTNTLEQRSCSPSSYSTTSQGSHRTPRQKRRHNSNGSTSNSYSSSSSCSSSTADHQEFHKNYPQQYHHPSHQVKPIHNNQFNQYHHHSQVNGGGFGGNQYYSHHYPNNFVVRDCSAYQNRRYERNYNNYGHYNNHYGRDYGYHNTGGELPHYGKYNQGRGYHNRYHNNHHNSGYTQRNEAAWDRSVPLVDRAGTFSCELKGDPRWKCEVVDTPSQLLNGSEWDGLSQQVWDFFKQHQQTNKTFNQKLKLKDKVLKAIRNVHWVQAVIPNCRLYVVGSSLSGFGADWSDVDMCLMVAGRDLDQRTEATAILRILQRELHNCSFIEKMELIRAKVPILKFRDAQTQVDVDLNCNNAVGIRNTHLLNSYSQLDWRVRPLVLVVKLWAQHHNINNAKNMTISSYSLVLMVIHYLQKGVEPPVLPCLQKIFPEKFRAHGPVTNINVTEKMPVFTSKNTLSLGQLFHGFLDHFANKFKFTLHPTSFGQEPATDINSHVQNWFIEETISVRTGGTVPTAHCRSVPSSKNDSRMWKYLCIEEPFDLTNTARSVYDEEVFKRVRKVFMDSYKLLDESRDLTAILGETKQ, encoded by the exons atgtttccAACTCTCCAAGCCTCCCACTCATTACCATGGATCTTGACTCAG GTGGCAGCCAACCGTGGTGTGTCTGACAGCCAGCAGCTCCAAGACAATATCCAGCACTTCTTCACCCACGACCTTCCAGCTGCTCCAGGACTGCTGTGCACTCACCCCCCAACCACCCATCTGCACCCTGCCCTCCTGCACCACATTCCTGACTCTGATTGGCAGAGCTGTGTTAACAATCAGCACACTGCAACCCTGATCTCCCCAGAAAACCTGGTTGTTTGTAACAGTACAAATCTCAGTTCATACAGCACAGGTGGCAGGAGTGTGAGTGGTGTGATCTGTGGGGTTGTAGCCactggtggtgttgaaggtatcCATCAAGTGAAAAATTCCAGGGAAGTACAGTCATCTGAAGAATTTGTTATACCTGATCTAAGTTGCCCTCCTCCAAGTCACGGCAACAGGAACAACTTTTGTGTTGGGGTTCCAACCAGAATGGTGTCATCTCATTCTGTGCAACCAGCTGTCACTGTTACAAGAGgggacaagaacaacaacagcagtagcagcagcaactaCAACACTAAAGGCTCCAGCAAGACTGGGAGCCACAGTCATTACaacagtagcaatagtagtaatagcagcaacaAGAACAAAGGCACAAGCGCTAAGAGGCCACCAGAACCAGATAGTAGTATTGACAGGAGTGAGTGTGAGCAGCTCTCCCAACCCATCCTAAAGTATGACGTGGAAGTGTGTTTGCCAGTGTGCCCAGGGGAGGAAACTAGGCAGTCTAGACAGAAACAGCCACTTCCCAGCCAAGCAGTTAATGCtaaggaggttgaaaaactgctgcaAGATGCCCTGTGGAAGGGCACccaaaatgaggagaaaag AGATAATGTTGCAGAGGCAACCAGTAGTGGAGGCTGTGACACTGGGTACTCCTCCCGTTGTTCAACCCCTCCTGGAACCCTGAGTTTACCTCCGGAGAGTGTGCCAGACACATCAAACACTAAACAGGATACCAA caCTCTGGAGCAGCGAAGTTGTTCACCCAGTTCCTACAGCACCACCTCCCAGGGGTCACACCGCACCCCCCGGCAAAAGCGTAGGCACAATAGCAATGGCAGTACCTCCAATAGctatagcagcagtagtagttgtagcagtagcacTGCTGACCATCAAGAGTTTCACAAGAATTACCCTCAGCAGTACCACCATCCAAGTCACCAAGTCAAACCCATACACAATAACCAGTTTAATCAGTATCACCATCACAGTCAAGTTAATGGTGGGGGCTTTGGGGGTAACCAATACTATAGTCACCACTATCCAAACAACTTTGTTGTGAGGGACTGCTCAGCATACCAGAACCGCAGGTATGAGAGAAACTACAATAACTATGGCCACTACAATAACCATTATGGGAGAGACTATGGCTACCATAACACTGGGGGGGAGCTGCCACACTATGGCAAGTACAATCAGGGTCGGGGGTATCACAACAGATACCACAATAACCACCATAACAGTGGATACACTCAAAGAAATGAAGCTGCCTGGGACAGAAGTGTACCATTGGTTGATCGTGCTGGGACCTTCAGCTGTGAGTTAAAAGGGGACCCACGATGGAAGTGTGAGGTTGTGGACACACCCAGCCAGCTGCTAAATGGCTCAGAGTGGGATGGCCTATCACAGCAGGTGTGGGACTTTTTCAAACAACATCAGCAAACAAACAAGACATTTAATCAGAAGCTGAAGCTGAAAGACAAGGTCTTGAAAGCCATACGG AATGTTCATTGGGTCCAGGCTGTTATACCAAACTGCCGATTATATGTGGTGGGTTCCTCACTGAGTGGGTTTGGGGCTGACTGGAGTGATGTGGATATGTGCCTGATGGTGGCTGGCCGAGACCTGGATCAGCGCACTGAAGCAACTGCCATCCTACGCATCCTCCAGCGGGAGCTCCATAACTGTT CATTTATTGAGAAGATGGAGCTTATTCGGGCAAAGGTGCCAATCCTCAAGTTCCGAGATGCCCAAACTCAAGTTGATGTGGACCTCAACTGCAATAACGCTGTTGGAATCCGCAACACCCACCTTCTTAATTCCTACTCTCAGT TGGACTGGCGGGTGAGGCCCCTGGTTCTGGTGGTGAAGCTTTGGGCCCAGCACCACAACATCAACAATGCCAAGAACATGAccatttcctcctactctttagtGCTCATGGTAATTCATTACCTCCAGA aaggTGTGGAACCCCCAGTGCTGCCATGTCTTCAGAAGATCTTCCCCGAGAAGTTCCGTGCTCATGGACCAGTTACTAACATCAATGTCACGGAGAAGATGCCCGTTTTTACTTCTAAGAACACACTCAGTTTGGGGCAGCTGTTCCATGGCTTTTTAGACCATTTTGCTAACAAATTCAA ATTCACTTTACATCCCACATCATTTGGGCAAGAGCCAGCAACTGACATCAACAGCCATGTACAAAATTG gttTATTGAGGAGACAATCTCAGTTCGGACAGGAGGAACGGTACCTACTGCTCACTGCCGCTCAGTTCCTTCCAGCAAAAATGATTCCCGAATGTGGAAATATCTTTGCATTGAAG AACCATTTGATCTGACAAACACTGCTCGATCTGTGTATGATGAGGAGGTGTTCAAGAGAGTGCGGAAAGTGTTCATGGACTCGTACAAGCTCCTGGATGAGTCGAGAGACCTAACTGCCATCTTGGGTGAGACAAAGCAGTGA
- the LOC126981096 gene encoding uncharacterized protein LOC126981096 isoform X2, translating to MVSSHSVQPAVTVTRGDKNNNSSSSSNYNTKGSSKTGSHSHYNSSNSSNSSNKNKGTSAKRPPEPDSSIDRSECEQLSQPILKYDVEVCLPVCPGEETRQSRQKQPLPSQAVNAKEVEKLLQDALWKGTQNEEKRDNVAEATSSGGCDTGYSSRCSTPPGTLSLPPESVPDTSNTKQDTNTLEQRSCSPSSYSTTSQGSHRTPRQKRRHNSNGSTSNSYSSSSSCSSSTADHQEFHKNYPQQYHHPSHQVKPIHNNQFNQYHHHSQVNGGGFGGNQYYSHHYPNNFVVRDCSAYQNRRYERNYNNYGHYNNHYGRDYGYHNTGGELPHYGKYNQGRGYHNRYHNNHHNSGYTQRNEAAWDRSVPLVDRAGTFSCELKGDPRWKCEVVDTPSQLLNGSEWDGLSQQVWDFFKQHQQTNKTFNQKLKLKDKVLKAIRNVHWVQAVIPNCRLYVVGSSLSGFGADWSDVDMCLMVAGRDLDQRTEATAILRILQRELHNCSFIEKMELIRAKVPILKFRDAQTQVDVDLNCNNAVGIRNTHLLNSYSQLDWRVRPLVLVVKLWAQHHNINNAKNMTISSYSLVLMVIHYLQKGVEPPVLPCLQKIFPEKFRAHGPVTNINVTEKMPVFTSKNTLSLGQLFHGFLDHFANKFKFTLHPTSFGQEPATDINSHVQNWFIEETISVRTGGTVPTAHCRSVPSSKNDSRMWKYLCIEEPFDLTNTARSVYDEEVFKRVRKVFMDSYKLLDESRDLTAILGETKQ from the exons ATGGTGTCATCTCATTCTGTGCAACCAGCTGTCACTGTTACAAGAGgggacaagaacaacaacagcagtagcagcagcaactaCAACACTAAAGGCTCCAGCAAGACTGGGAGCCACAGTCATTACaacagtagcaatagtagtaatagcagcaacaAGAACAAAGGCACAAGCGCTAAGAGGCCACCAGAACCAGATAGTAGTATTGACAGGAGTGAGTGTGAGCAGCTCTCCCAACCCATCCTAAAGTATGACGTGGAAGTGTGTTTGCCAGTGTGCCCAGGGGAGGAAACTAGGCAGTCTAGACAGAAACAGCCACTTCCCAGCCAAGCAGTTAATGCtaaggaggttgaaaaactgctgcaAGATGCCCTGTGGAAGGGCACccaaaatgaggagaaaag AGATAATGTTGCAGAGGCAACCAGTAGTGGAGGCTGTGACACTGGGTACTCCTCCCGTTGTTCAACCCCTCCTGGAACCCTGAGTTTACCTCCGGAGAGTGTGCCAGACACATCAAACACTAAACAGGATACCAA caCTCTGGAGCAGCGAAGTTGTTCACCCAGTTCCTACAGCACCACCTCCCAGGGGTCACACCGCACCCCCCGGCAAAAGCGTAGGCACAATAGCAATGGCAGTACCTCCAATAGctatagcagcagtagtagttgtagcagtagcacTGCTGACCATCAAGAGTTTCACAAGAATTACCCTCAGCAGTACCACCATCCAAGTCACCAAGTCAAACCCATACACAATAACCAGTTTAATCAGTATCACCATCACAGTCAAGTTAATGGTGGGGGCTTTGGGGGTAACCAATACTATAGTCACCACTATCCAAACAACTTTGTTGTGAGGGACTGCTCAGCATACCAGAACCGCAGGTATGAGAGAAACTACAATAACTATGGCCACTACAATAACCATTATGGGAGAGACTATGGCTACCATAACACTGGGGGGGAGCTGCCACACTATGGCAAGTACAATCAGGGTCGGGGGTATCACAACAGATACCACAATAACCACCATAACAGTGGATACACTCAAAGAAATGAAGCTGCCTGGGACAGAAGTGTACCATTGGTTGATCGTGCTGGGACCTTCAGCTGTGAGTTAAAAGGGGACCCACGATGGAAGTGTGAGGTTGTGGACACACCCAGCCAGCTGCTAAATGGCTCAGAGTGGGATGGCCTATCACAGCAGGTGTGGGACTTTTTCAAACAACATCAGCAAACAAACAAGACATTTAATCAGAAGCTGAAGCTGAAAGACAAGGTCTTGAAAGCCATACGG AATGTTCATTGGGTCCAGGCTGTTATACCAAACTGCCGATTATATGTGGTGGGTTCCTCACTGAGTGGGTTTGGGGCTGACTGGAGTGATGTGGATATGTGCCTGATGGTGGCTGGCCGAGACCTGGATCAGCGCACTGAAGCAACTGCCATCCTACGCATCCTCCAGCGGGAGCTCCATAACTGTT CATTTATTGAGAAGATGGAGCTTATTCGGGCAAAGGTGCCAATCCTCAAGTTCCGAGATGCCCAAACTCAAGTTGATGTGGACCTCAACTGCAATAACGCTGTTGGAATCCGCAACACCCACCTTCTTAATTCCTACTCTCAGT TGGACTGGCGGGTGAGGCCCCTGGTTCTGGTGGTGAAGCTTTGGGCCCAGCACCACAACATCAACAATGCCAAGAACATGAccatttcctcctactctttagtGCTCATGGTAATTCATTACCTCCAGA aaggTGTGGAACCCCCAGTGCTGCCATGTCTTCAGAAGATCTTCCCCGAGAAGTTCCGTGCTCATGGACCAGTTACTAACATCAATGTCACGGAGAAGATGCCCGTTTTTACTTCTAAGAACACACTCAGTTTGGGGCAGCTGTTCCATGGCTTTTTAGACCATTTTGCTAACAAATTCAA ATTCACTTTACATCCCACATCATTTGGGCAAGAGCCAGCAACTGACATCAACAGCCATGTACAAAATTG gttTATTGAGGAGACAATCTCAGTTCGGACAGGAGGAACGGTACCTACTGCTCACTGCCGCTCAGTTCCTTCCAGCAAAAATGATTCCCGAATGTGGAAATATCTTTGCATTGAAG AACCATTTGATCTGACAAACACTGCTCGATCTGTGTATGATGAGGAGGTGTTCAAGAGAGTGCGGAAAGTGTTCATGGACTCGTACAAGCTCCTGGATGAGTCGAGAGACCTAACTGCCATCTTGGGTGAGACAAAGCAGTGA